From the Nodularia sphaerocarpa UHCC 0038 genome, the window AATTCCAGAGTTACGATTGGCAAGAGTCAGAAAAACAACTGCTCAAAGACATAGAATTGTCCTGTGCGATCGCCTTTTCTCAAGTCATACAAGCCCAATTGATTGCTACTCAACATCAGTATCTACAAAAGAACAACTATCATCAACGCTTAATCACGCAATTAACTTTACTGAGCCGGACTAACTTGGAATTGAATCAAATGCTCCAGTTAGCGATCGCCTCTACTGCCGAATCACTACAGGCAGATAGGGGTTTGTTGATCTTACTCAAATACAGAGATCCACTATTTAATAGTAAACCTAAAAAACAAATTCCCAAAGCCAAAGCTACAGTTTTTGGAGAATGGAACCGGGAAATACCCAGTTTACAGCAGATTAAACCGGATAGCTTAACTCAGACATTTTCCCTGGACGAGTGTAGTTTGTGTCAACGCGTGTTTACAGACTTTGGCAACCCAGTGATCATCAATGACTATATAAACCGACAGCAAGCCAGTACAGTTGCCCCATTGTTTAAAATAGAGGCTTTACCGACAGTGCTGTTAATGTCATTAGAGAATCAAGGCCAAGTTTTAGGATTCCTGGTGTTACAACAAGCAGTACCCCGCAATTGGCAACCAGCAGAATTAAACCTGATAGAAATGGTCTGCGCCCAACTCAGCAATGCCATCATTCAGTCACAGACATTAAGGCAAGTACAGACTGTAGTAGAGGAACGGACGGCAAAATTAAACAGCAGTCTGGAACTCCAAGCCAAATTGCATGAAAAAACGCGGCAATATGTCGGACAACTGCGGGAAACCAACGAACTCAAAGATGAATTTTTGAGCAACATGAGCGATCGCTTGCGCTACCCCTTGACAAATATGCTGATGTCCATTAAAAATTTACGTTTGCCAGGAATAACAGCAGAGCGTCAAGCTAAATATTTAGATATCTTAGAGCAAGAATGTACCAAAGAAATTAACTTAATTAATGACTTACTGACCTTACAGAAACTTGAATCTGATCACGAACCCTTGCAAGTTGAGACCATCGATTTAAATAGCAAAATTCAGGAATTAAGTACAGCTTTCCAGGAAAGGCTAGGAGATAAAGGTTTAACCATTACCGTAGATTTACCGAATAAACCCGTAATTCTACAAACAGAACGAGAAAGTTTTGACCGTATCCTGCAAGAGTTATTAAATAACGCCTATACCTATTCTGAGCATGATACTATTGTTCGCCTGCAAGCATTTCACCAAGTTGAAGCACAAATCAATCAAGTTATTATTAAGGTGACTAATACAGGGCGTGCCATTTCCGAAGAGGAAGCCACCTATATTTTCGACAAATTCCGTCGAGGTAAAGGACGCTGGCACCCAGGGACTGGACTGGGACTAGCTTTAGTCAAATCTTTAGTGCAGCACTTAAACGGGGCGATCGCAGTTGAGAGTAGGCAAATCTCAGATTCTCCACTCAGCCAAGTAAGTTTCACCCTGACTCTGCCTCAATTTTCCCATCAAAGCCAACCATATACTCACAGTGACTGAACAATACAACATCACAGAAAATCTTGACCTGATCGCCACCAGTGATCAGATACAGCTAGAAAACAACTTGGCCATTGACGCAGTTAGTTTACCAGATGTAGTAGTTAAAGTTGAGAAAATAGCCGAGAGACAGAGGCAAATTAGCGCTAAAATCCAAATTCCTCAACCCGTTGAAAGCATCTGGAAAGTCCTCACAGATTATGAAGCCTTGTCTGACTTCATTCCCAACCTAGCCAAAAGTTGCTTGTTAGAGCATCCTGACGGTGGAATTCGACTCGAACAAATCGGCTCTCAACGCCTACTCAAGTTCAACTTTTCTGCCCGTGTAGTCTTAGATTTGCAAGAATACTTTCCGCAAGAAATTATTTTCTCAATGGTAGAGGGAGATTTCAAAAGCTTTTCTGGTAGCTGGTGTTTAGAACCTTATGCTCAGGGTGAGAACAGAGGAACGACTCTGTGTTACACCATTCAAATCTGGCCGAAACTAACAATGCCCATAACCATCATTGAACGTCGTCTCAGCAATGATCTGCGGGTAAATCTTTTAGCTATTCACCAGCGTGTAGAGCAGTTAAGTAGCTGAAAGCCTTAAAAATAATCAGCCTTTTCTTCGTAATAAATCACAAAAGAAAAGGCTGATATGAAAAGCACATTATTTGGTTTTATACTCTGGAAATACCCCCAGGGGAATTCGAATCCCCGTCGCCTCCGTGAAAGGGAGGTGTCCTAGGCCTCTAGACGATGGGGGCGTACGACTCAGACTTTATATAGAGTAACTAATTTCCAGATGGATGTCAATAGGTATGGCAAATTTTTTTTTGGAACGCCTAAGATAGCCGCAAGACATAGCTTCTAGTTGAATTTGTGCATCAGGCAGACAAAGCAATATAGCCTTTCCTCCTCGGCTAGGTAATATATTATTTGTGTAGCCTACGGCAAGCCGCTAACGCGTCTACATCAGTGTACATCTGTGGTCGAATAAATCTTGAGTGGGGCATATTGCAAAATGCTCCGACAACTGAGGTGGGAATCGCCATATCATCAGCAGCGATTAATTTAGTTAAATCATGAAACCTCACCCCAACCCTCTCCTTACGAAGGAACCAGTATGTACACACAAGTCTTCTGACCCCCTCTAACTCCCCCTTGCACTACGCCGAAGGCGCATCCCCGAAGGGGTTTAGGGGGAGAACCGGATTTTCCCCCCTTGCAAAGGGGGGATTAAGGGGGGTTTATTCAGGGTCTGGATTGCCAAGATGTGTGTACACGGGAGTTCCTTACTAAGCAGAGGCAGCAATAATCCAGCCTTTATGCTCTGGCTGTAATAGAGTGTAAACTTTGAACAGTAGAAATTACCTGCTGTGCTACTGTGTCCATTTCTTCAGCAGTATTAAACCGCCCAATTCCAAACCGCACCGCAGCATAAGCTAGCTTTTCAGAGTGTCCCAAAGCTTTCAATACATGAGACGGTGCTGTGCTGGTTGAGGAACAAGCCGAACCAGAAGAAACCGCCATAACTGGCTGCAAACCTAACAATAGTGCAGCACCATCCACTCCCTCAACACTGATATTTAAATTTCCCGCTAGTCGCTGCGTGGGATGTCCATTCAGGTGAACCCCAGACAACTGCGAAAGCTGTTCCCATAATCTTTGTCTGAGTTCAGTCAGGCGTTGATTTTCCGTCTCTTGTGTTGCTAAAGCGATTTCTACAGCTTTTCCGAAACCGACAATTTGGGGCGTGTACAAAGTCCCAGAACGCATTCCTCGTTCATGTCCGCCGCCATGCTGTTGGGGTGCAATTTGGACTCTGGGGTTACGCCTACGCACGTACAAAGCCCCGATACCCTTCGGCCCGTATACTTTATGTGCAGTCAGCGACATCAAGTCAACTTTCATCGCCTGGACATCTAAGGGAATTTTACCAATAGCTTGGGCTGCATCTGTATGAAAAATTATATTACTTTCCCGGCACATTTCCCCAATTTCTGCTAACGGCTGCAATACACCAATTTCATTATTTGCAGCCATCACCGAAACCAAAATTGTTTCTGGACGAAAAGCTTTTTTTAACTCAGTTAAATCAATAATTCCATCTGGTTGAACTGGGAGAACAGTAATATCAAAACCCAGAGATTTTAAATAATTACAAGGATCAAGAACTGCATTATGTTCTGTCGCCACAGTAATAATATGTTGACCTTTGGAAAAATAAGCTTCAGCTACACCTTTAATAGCTAAATTATTCGCCTCAGTTGCACCACTTGTAAATACAATTTCTTCAGGAGTAGCATTAATAGCTGCGGCTAAAATTTCTCGTGATTGTTTAACAGCCGCTTCTGCTTCCCAACCGTAAACATGACTAATACTAGATGGATTACCAAAGTGTTCTGTAAAATAGGGAATCATGGCTGCTAATACCCGTTCATCCACAGGCGTAGTAGCGTGACAATCGAGATATATAGGACGAATAGACATA encodes:
- a CDS encoding GAF domain-containing sensor histidine kinase; the protein is MNNYLSLPLQYPDDLEGRQSYSVKLMQHQEELVHHLARKINEIIANSSVNALMLPEIAKLLGVTFNVDCCCLVTVTNEASGNGTAANWCSDEYLKMPHPSQIFSMEQLMMDLPVVQCAAEPLTIEHISTIQNSLVVGCQYLPLPIKAVLAIPTRLGGKNNGVICLIKFQSYDWQESEKQLLKDIELSCAIAFSQVIQAQLIATQHQYLQKNNYHQRLITQLTLLSRTNLELNQMLQLAIASTAESLQADRGLLILLKYRDPLFNSKPKKQIPKAKATVFGEWNREIPSLQQIKPDSLTQTFSLDECSLCQRVFTDFGNPVIINDYINRQQASTVAPLFKIEALPTVLLMSLENQGQVLGFLVLQQAVPRNWQPAELNLIEMVCAQLSNAIIQSQTLRQVQTVVEERTAKLNSSLELQAKLHEKTRQYVGQLRETNELKDEFLSNMSDRLRYPLTNMLMSIKNLRLPGITAERQAKYLDILEQECTKEINLINDLLTLQKLESDHEPLQVETIDLNSKIQELSTAFQERLGDKGLTITVDLPNKPVILQTERESFDRILQELLNNAYTYSEHDTIVRLQAFHQVEAQINQVIIKVTNTGRAISEEEATYIFDKFRRGKGRWHPGTGLGLALVKSLVQHLNGAIAVESRQISDSPLSQVSFTLTLPQFSHQSQPYTHSD
- a CDS encoding SRPBCC family protein; protein product: MTEQYNITENLDLIATSDQIQLENNLAIDAVSLPDVVVKVEKIAERQRQISAKIQIPQPVESIWKVLTDYEALSDFIPNLAKSCLLEHPDGGIRLEQIGSQRLLKFNFSARVVLDLQEYFPQEIIFSMVEGDFKSFSGSWCLEPYAQGENRGTTLCYTIQIWPKLTMPITIIERRLSNDLRVNLLAIHQRVEQLSS
- a CDS encoding IscS subfamily cysteine desulfurase translates to MSIRPIYLDCHATTPVDERVLAAMIPYFTEHFGNPSSISHVYGWEAEAAVKQSREILAAAINATPEEIVFTSGATEANNLAIKGVAEAYFSKGQHIITVATEHNAVLDPCNYLKSLGFDITVLPVQPDGIIDLTELKKAFRPETILVSVMAANNEIGVLQPLAEIGEMCRESNIIFHTDAAQAIGKIPLDVQAMKVDLMSLTAHKVYGPKGIGALYVRRRNPRVQIAPQQHGGGHERGMRSGTLYTPQIVGFGKAVEIALATQETENQRLTELRQRLWEQLSQLSGVHLNGHPTQRLAGNLNISVEGVDGAALLLGLQPVMAVSSGSACSSTSTAPSHVLKALGHSEKLAYAAVRFGIGRFNTAEEMDTVAQQVISTVQSLHSITARA